One part of the uncultured Celeribacter sp. genome encodes these proteins:
- a CDS encoding cupin domain-containing protein encodes MNTANTVGSAQDDLALGHRLRVIRERAGLSQRTLAKKVGVPNSTISLIEAGKMNPSVGALRKILDGVPIGLSEFFAFEPAPERQIFYAAEDLVEIGKGKLSLKQVGATLFGRAMMLLQETYAPGADTGRVMYGHEGEEGGIVISGRIEITVGEERKILGPGDAYYFDSRLPHRFRQVGPEPCVLFSACTPPTF; translated from the coding sequence ATGAACACCGCGAACACAGTCGGCTCAGCACAGGATGATTTGGCCCTCGGTCATCGTTTGCGGGTGATTCGCGAACGTGCCGGCCTGTCGCAGCGTACATTGGCAAAAAAGGTGGGGGTTCCTAACTCTACTATTTCGCTGATTGAGGCCGGCAAGATGAACCCTTCGGTCGGGGCTTTGCGCAAGATTTTGGACGGTGTGCCTATCGGTCTGTCGGAATTTTTCGCGTTTGAACCCGCCCCGGAACGGCAGATTTTCTACGCGGCTGAGGATCTGGTGGAAATCGGCAAGGGCAAGCTGTCGCTGAAACAGGTGGGCGCAACGCTGTTTGGGCGCGCGATGATGTTGTTGCAGGAAACCTATGCGCCCGGGGCGGACACCGGGCGGGTCATGTATGGCCACGAAGGCGAAGAGGGTGGCATCGTGATTTCGGGCCGGATTGAGATCACCGTCGGGGAAGAACGCAAGATCCTTGGGCCGGGGGATGCCTATTACTTTGACAGCCGTTTGCCGCACCGGTTCCGGCAGGTCGGGCCAGAGCCCTGCGTGCTGTTTTCGGCCTGTACGCCGCCGACCTTCTAA
- a CDS encoding glycosyltransferase family 29 protein — MTPLQRLRFHWACRRNDDRYLERFGDPFAQLGAEVTQKRIALVGNARALTETEQGATIDAQDLVIRINRAPQPSVRSHGSRTDWLGLAVALSAEDLKALSPKRVLWMSHKRKRLSPAIATRPGFSLFPMSQFDDLSARLGSRPTTGALLIDWLVSTHAAEIHLFGFDFFSSLSLSGARTADQVPHDFNAEAGMVQNLCATDPRVILHPPVADQR, encoded by the coding sequence ATGACCCCGCTGCAACGCCTCCGGTTTCACTGGGCCTGCCGGCGCAATGATGACCGTTATCTGGAGCGGTTCGGCGATCCTTTTGCGCAGCTTGGAGCGGAGGTTACGCAAAAACGCATCGCGCTCGTCGGCAATGCCCGTGCACTGACGGAAACGGAACAGGGCGCAACGATTGATGCGCAGGACCTTGTCATCCGCATCAATCGCGCCCCGCAGCCTTCGGTTCGCAGCCATGGCAGCCGCACGGATTGGCTCGGTCTGGCGGTTGCCCTGTCAGCCGAGGACCTGAAAGCCCTGTCACCCAAACGGGTGCTGTGGATGTCGCACAAACGCAAAAGGCTGTCCCCCGCGATCGCAACCCGTCCGGGGTTTTCGCTGTTCCCTATGTCCCAGTTTGACGACCTAAGCGCCCGCCTGGGATCGCGCCCGACCACCGGAGCCCTGCTGATCGACTGGCTGGTGAGCACACACGCTGCCGAAATTCACCTGTTCGGGTTCGATTTCTTTTCGTCGCTGTCGCTGTCTGGCGCAAGGACCGCGGATCAAGTGCCTCATGATTTCAACGCAGAGGCCGGCATGGTGCAAAACCTCTGCGCCACGGATCCACGCGTGATCCTGCATCCGCCTGTCGCAGACCAACGGTAG
- a CDS encoding sulfite exporter TauE/SafE family protein: METLLVLGLAGLLAGALNAIAGGGTFLSFPALVWAGVPPISANATATFAALPGYLGSAWAFRHDISTVPRRLLIRVSGISVAGGLLGALLLLITPATFFSNVVPWLLLLATAAFVFGPGIIRRRAEAGRPLSESTGLLVMVAVSIYGGYFNGGLGIMLLASFGLIGLSDLHQMNGLKNLLSVLLSVVSIVTYTLAGLIDWPSLLIVGLACALGGYIGARLAKSIRNPNLLRGIVVTIGLAMSVAFFLK, from the coding sequence ATGGAAACCCTTCTCGTCCTTGGTCTGGCCGGTCTGTTGGCCGGTGCGCTGAACGCAATTGCCGGTGGCGGCACCTTTCTGTCCTTTCCCGCGCTGGTCTGGGCCGGTGTGCCGCCGATCTCTGCCAACGCCACGGCGACCTTCGCCGCCCTGCCCGGCTATCTGGGCAGCGCATGGGCCTTTCGCCACGACATCTCGACAGTGCCGCGCAGGCTCTTGATCCGCGTCTCGGGCATCTCTGTGGCTGGCGGGCTTCTGGGGGCGCTCTTGCTGCTCATCACCCCGGCAACCTTCTTTTCAAATGTCGTACCATGGCTGCTGCTATTGGCCACCGCCGCCTTCGTCTTTGGCCCCGGCATAATCCGCCGCCGTGCCGAAGCCGGACGCCCCCTGTCTGAATCCACAGGCCTGCTGGTGATGGTCGCCGTTTCGATCTATGGCGGCTATTTCAACGGCGGTTTGGGCATCATGTTGCTGGCAAGTTTTGGCCTGATCGGGCTGAGTGACCTGCATCAGATGAACGGGTTAAAGAACCTGCTGTCCGTGCTGTTGTCCGTTGTCTCGATCGTGACCTACACGCTGGCCGGGCTGATCGACTGGCCAAGTCTGCTGATCGTCGGACTGGCCTGCGCGCTGGGCGGCTACATCGGGGCAAGGCTTGCGAAATCCATTCGCAATCCCAACCTGTTACGCGGTATCGTCGTCACTATTGGTCTGGCCATGTCGGTCGCGTTTTTTCTAAAATAA